The sequence gccaggaatttgagaccagcctgggcaatatggcaaaacctcgtctctgtaaaaaataaaaatattagctgggtgtgatggtgcccACGCGTGGTCCAAACTGCttaatacttgggaggctgaggagggggagtcacttgagcttgggagggtgaggctgaagtgagccgtgttcatgccactgccctgcagcctgggtgacagagccggaccctgtctcagaaaataacaaaataacaacaaataaacaGTGCATGCTGTACATTGCTAGCATGtatgctgcttttttttctttctttttttttttttttttgttttgagacagagtctcgctctagtcggccaggctagagtgcaatgggcatgatcttggctctctgcaaccttcgccttctgggttaaagcaattctcctgcctcagcctcctgagtagctggaattataggcacctgccaccacacctggctaatttttttgtattttcagtagagacggggtttcaccatgttgtccaggctggtttcgaactcttgacctcaggtgatccacccacctcagcctcccagactgctgggatttcaggcatgagccactgcaccaggccacttatttcttttttagtcaCTTAATCATTAATAGTGATGTTGATAGAATCTCTTCCCAAAATCATTTGAAGGGAAATTGGGGCATCTTCACCTTCAGAAGTGGTGACCTGGCTCCCCAGCGCCTGACACCACTCCCTGCTCCCCCTGCCAGGGCCGAGCCATGTGTCCATGCAGCAGACGGCGCCTAACACGCTACCCACCACCTCCATGAGCATCTCGGGGCCTGGCTACAGCCACGCGGGGCCCGCCTCACAGGGCGTCCCCATGCAGGGGCAAGGCACCATCGGCAACTACGTGTCTCGGACCAACATCAACATGCAGTCCAACCCAGGTACCTCCTCTGCCTCTGCAACCCCGGGGGGCCTGGGCCTGCCTCCAAGACCCTTGACACATGCATGTTGGATATGTGTCCCTGGGGAGCTGCCCTCTTGCTGGGTGCTGCGGGAGAGGGGCCCGTGAATCAGGGCTGGCCGCCGCCTCTGAGAGCTTCCGGAGGGATGGGCACCAGTGGGTGCACAGCCAACCCCTCCTGTCCCCCAGCTTTGCGAAGGGTTGGAGTGTTTCCCATGGAGTCTCAGGGAATGCTTCAGGGAGCGGGGGCCACTGGCCTTGGGTCTGGACAGAGCACTGGGCTCTCAGAGGTGGGGGTAGAGTTGTTCCCCAGGGAGGGAACAGCCTGGCTAGAGGCACCTCAGTGGAGAAGACAAGGGGCCAGAAGCGCTGGGCCAGAGGCCCCAGCCTTTCTGCAGGGCAGCAGGAGCCCGAGAATGGGGCCATCCGCCATGGTGGCCACGTGTGGTGTTGGGCAGTTGAGAAGCAGCAGGTCCCCATCACGTTCCATGAGCATCGGCCCCGGTCGCGTTTCGTGGGCGTCGGTCCTGGTTGAGTTTCTTGAGTGTTGGAGACACATGGACTTCAGAGGCTTACTGCCAAAAAAGGGTGCCGAGGACCTCCTTAGGATTTTCTCACAATAACTGAGTATTAAGCGTTTGTCTTGGACATACTGACTCAAATAAAATGCACGATTAAAATGGATTTCAcctgtttgtttttacttttttgatgtggttactagaaactttaaaaagtgtGGCTCGTGTCATTTCTGTTGGATGGCGCTTCGCTAGGGGCTTCTGAGCAGGGGACGTGTACGACAGGCCAGCGTGAAGGGCCGCGAGGTTGCACAGGTGCTAATGAGGGGACAGTGTGATCCCTGAGGCCAGCTCAAGGGACCAGGGAGAACAGGACTAGGGAGGGGACAGTGTGACCCCTGAGGCCAGCTCAAGGGACCAGGGAGAACAGGACTAGGGAGGGGACAGTATGACCCCTGAGGCCAGCTCAAGGGACCAGGGAGAACAGGACTAGGGAGGGGACAGTGTGACCCCTGAGGCCAGCTCAAGGGACTGGGGAGAACAGGACTCGAGCCACGGCGCAAGTGGGGTTGTCACGGGAGCTGTGTGTCCGAGGAGAGGTGGAAAGGTGGTGGTTGGCTGTGGAAGCCACTGGATCTTCCTGCCCAGGGGCTCTCCCTGTTTTCTGCACGTCGGCACATTTTCAAATAGTCGGTGTAAGCAGCGGGTCTGAGCATGCAGGGCGTCAGTGCAGGCCTTTCAGGGGAGGGTGGCGTTCTCGTGCGGAGCACAGGAAAATAACGAGGAACCTGCCTGGGCGCAGGAGGTAGTTgggtgtgggagggagggagggaggcttcCCGGGGTGATGTGGGGCCTCTGTCCTGTCGTGCAGTCTCCATGATGCAGCAGCAGGCGGCCACGTCGCACTACAGCTCGGCTCAGGGCGGCAGCCAGCACTACCAGGGCCAGTCGTCCATCGCCATGATGGGGCAGGGCAGCCAGGGGAGCAGCATGATGGGGCAGCGGCCTATGGCGCCCTACCGGCCCTCCCAGCAAGGTAACGCCCGGCCAGGCCAGGTCTCGGGCACGGCTGACCGCCCCGGGTGGTGAAGTGCCAGGCTGTGTGCTTGTCTGTGGGGAGCCTGGGGGAGTGAGGCTTGGGGCCTTGGTGTGGACACTGGGGGTGCGGGCTGGGGTGTGGCCCGCGGAGGGTCTGCTGTCCCCGAGGAGTCAGGGTTGGGGGCAGGGGCGGCAGTTGTCATTAAGAGTGTCACAGgccgggctcatgcctgtagtcccagcactttgagaggccgaggtgggcagatcacctgaggccaggtgttcgagaccaacctggccacatggtgaaaccttgtctctactaaaaatacaaaaaataagttgGATACGGTGACAGCGTGGGGTGTTCTCCTGGGGTGGGTGAGGCCGCTTAGCGAGGCCTTGGCTTCCCCAGCGAGCGAGGAGGTCCTCCAAGGGAGGAGGGTGCGGCCCGCACTGGTGCTGAATGTGGTTCCCCTGCAGGCTCTTCCCAGCAGTACCTGGGCCAGGAGGAGTACTATGGCGAGCAGTACAGCCACAGCCAGGGCGCCGCAGAGCCCATGGGCCAGCAGTACTACCCCGACGGTGAGCACTGGCGGCAGCCTGACCCCGCCCAGGACAGCAAAGCAGCTGCAGGGGCGAGGAGGGCAAGGAGGGTGTGGCCACTGCAGTGCGTCCCCAGTCGTTCCAGCTCAGGCTTGGGCTACAGGCAGAGCGGCCAGATGCCCTGCAGGAGTGAGGCAGGGGACGGGGTGAGCTGGACTGGCGGGGTGCCTGGCCTCTGCagagagaagctgaggcacacaccactgcactcgcCTCCACGCGGCCTCGCCTCCTCTTCCTGAAAGGATGTGGGAGTTGGAGGCGGAGAGTTGCAGCCCCCAGCCGTAGATAGGAGGAAATGTTCAAGAAGAAGCCTCCCGGCTTCCCAGAGAATGCCCTGAAGGTGACGGCTCCACCTGCAGCACCCCCTCCTGCCCCTTCTCATCTCTGCATTTTACCTTCGTCGCCTTTCAGCCTTTCCATAGCCCAGGGCTTGTGGAGGGGATGCTGAAAGTGGCTTGgtgagcacagtggttcacacctgtcattctggcactttgggaggctgaggcagggggatcgcttcggcccaggaggcagaagctgcattgagccatgattgcgccactgcacgccggccttggtgacagagcaagaccctgtctctaaagtgaaaataacaataaaataaagtggtCTTAAAGGCTGGGTTGATCCCTGGGAGGCATCCAGGCAGGGAGCTGGCCTCAGCCAGCAAGGGGCAGGTGCgcaggcaggtgggcaggtggCAGCAGGGCAAGCCACCTTGCAACGAAGGCCTCGGTGAGGGTTGGACACCCCTGTCTGCGTCCTCCCAGGAGCTAGCAGCGGGGAGGAGAGGGCGGTCGGGTCACTAGCGTGGCCGTGTGGTGGGCACTGAGAGCGCTGATCCTCTGCATAAATCCCCAGGTAGCTTCACAGTCGCCCCGAGAAGGAGGCATTCATGTCTGTGTTTTAGTGAGGAGGCCGAGGCTCAGGAGGTTGGGGCATGGTCTGGGGGGACACGGGTCCTGCTGGCCCTGGGTACCTCCCTGGCCCAACAGCATCTCCCCAGCCTGGGTCTCAGTTGCCTCTTCCGGGACCTGTGCAGTGCGCAGCTTCTGCTGACTGTCGCCGTCTCCGCTTCACACAGGCCACGGCGATTATGCCTACCAGCAGTCATCCTACACGGAGCAGAGCTACGACCGGTCATTCGAGGAGTCCACACAGCACTACTACGAGGGGGGTAAGGAGCACAGCCGCGTGCTGGGCTCGAGCGTAAGCGCCACATGCAGCAGAGTTAAGAGGCTGCACCCTTAGGAGCACGCAGTGCCTGTCTTCATTCAGTGAGTCTCTTAAATCCAGCACAGTGCATGGGACGGGAGACAGTGTTCTGGGAACTGGAGATTCAGACTGTGTCGGGAGCCCCGCTTGCCTTATGTGTGTGTTCGTGAGACAGGAAAGGATTCAGCTGGCCATGCTGGGGTTGGGGGCACAGACTCTGTTATTGGGTCCGGCCAGGGAGCGTGGGGCCTGCGAGCCACTCTCAGGGCTTCCTCAGCCAGAGGCCAGCAGTGGCTGCGTTGGGTGTGGCCTTGCGTTTCTTCAGACACCTGCAGGCCAGGAAACAACATCTGTGGCTTGGGGCTTGCTGCCCTTCGTGGCAGTCCTGGGCAGTGCTGCGCTGGGGGCCGTGTCTCGGGTGGACTTGCCTCGTTCTGAGGTGTCTGTGCCTCCACCCTGGCTGCCCTGAAACCCCAATAGAACATCCCAGAATATGGAGTTGGGAAGAGGTACACACAGCCAGTTCCAACCCCATCCCCGGGATCAAGGTGGCCCCCAGAGAAGAGTTGATGATCGCCTGTGGGATTGCACGACCTCGTCTGGGAGGGAAGGTGGGCCTGCAGCGACTGGGGAGAGGTGCCTCGTGTCTGCTCACACTGACCGGCAGGCAGCAGTGGCTGAGGCCTTCCCACTGCAGGGCTGCAATTTAGCAAGAGGTAACAGTGTCAGTGAGGCTTCACCAGGTACACAAAGCAGGCGGGCTCTAAACACTACAGATTTCCTTGTTTGGGTTACTTCTTAAAGATTTAGATGTGTAAAAGTTTTGCTTCTGAGCTTACACGTCTCAGcctgctgtgaagaaataaagCACACAAGTGTAGGCACATATAGAAACATCACGGTGTGCGCTACGATTGCCTACATTTAAATGTCAGTTATACCTTCATAAACCTGGGGGAAACAAGAAGTACATGAATACGTAATGAAAGTTTAAAAGAAGAAAGcctggatgcagtgactcatgcctgtaatcccagcactttgggaggccaaggcaggtggatcacttgaggccaggaatttgagaccagcctgaccaacatggcgaaaccccctctctactaaaaaatacaaatattagctggccGTGTGGCGGTGCACgactgtggtcccagttactcaggtggaggtgggagaatcgcttaaacctgggaggcagaggttgcagtgagccgagatcgcgccactgcattccagcctcgcaacagaataagactccgccactgaaaaaaaaaattggctgggtgcattggcttacacctgtaatcccagcactttgggaagccgaggtgggcggatcacctgaggtcaggagtttgagaccagcttggccaacacggtgaaaccccgtctctactaaaaatacaaaaattagttggacatggtagcatgtgcctgtaatcccagctgctcgggaggctgaggcagaagaatcacttaaacccaggaggtgtaggttgcagtgagtcgagatcacgccactgcactccagcctgggcaacaagagtgaaactctgtctaaaaaacaataaaaataaaaataaagaaatggccaggcatggtggcttatgcctgtaatcccagccctttgggaggccagtgcaggaagattgcttgagctcaggagtttgaggccagcatgggcaacatggcaaaactctgtctctcccaaaaaaaaaaaaaaaaaaagccaggcgtggtggtggatacctgtaatcccagctactcaggaggctgaggtgggagaatcgcttgaaagaggcagaggttgcagtgagttgagattgtgccatagcactgcagcctaggtgactgagccagaccctgtctcaaaaaaaaaatgccaagagGCTATCTTCTGGCATATTGGCTGCAGTGGTGCCTCCATAAGCCCTGGGAGCCGGCAGGATCTCTGCCATCATGGGCCTGGCCCTGTCCCTTCCAGCTGGGGCACAGGGTTCAGCCTTGTCCATGGCGAGGCGTCCACATGCATCTGCCCAAGGCTGACATACTTTATCCCAAAAACAAACGCAGGATGTGCTGCTCAGCCTTTTAATGTCtgatgtagcttttttttttttttttttttttaaagagacagggtcttgccctgtcacctaggctgaagtgcagtggcgtgatcgtggcacactgcagccttgaaatcccaggctcaggtgatcctcctgcttcagcctcttgaattgctgggagtacaggcatgcaccaccaggcctggctttttttttttttttttttttgtagagataaggtctcgccatgttgcccaggctggttttgaactcctgggctcaagtgccaTCTCATCCTCCTGCAGTGGGGGGCTCCAGGTGTGCACCATCGTGCCCGGCTGATACGTACTTCTGTAGCTTGTCGTGGGTTACATACTCTTGCCTTCCATCATTGATGAGAAatttgcaggccgggcgcggtggctcaagcctgtaatcccagcactttgggaggccgagacgggcggatcacgaggtcaggagatcgagaccatcctggctaacacggtgaaaccccgtctctactaaaaaaaatacaaaaaactagccgggcgaggtggcgggcgcctgtagtcccagctactcgggaggctgaggcaggagaatggcgtaaacccgggaggtggagcttgcagtgagctgagatccggccactgcactccagcctgggcgacagagtagactccgtctcaaaaaaaaaaaaaaaaagagaaatttgctAAAAAGCTTAGTAACCTCTTAAGA comes from Macaca mulatta isolate MMU2019108-1 chromosome 10, T2T-MMU8v2.0, whole genome shotgun sequence and encodes:
- the SS18L1 gene encoding calcium-responsive transactivator isoform X4, which produces MNLGPGALTQSGSSQGLHSQGSLSDAISTGLPPSSLLQGQIGNGPSHVSMQQTAPNTLPTTSMSISGPGYSHAGPASQGVPMQGQGTIGNYVSRTNINMQSNPVSMMQQQAATSHYSSAQGGSQHYQGQSSIAMMGQGSQGSSMMGQRPMAPYRPSQQGSSQQYLGQEEYYGEQYSHSQGAAEPMGQQYYPDGHGDYAYQQSSYTEQSYDRSFEESTQHYYEGGNSQYSQQQAGYQQGAAQQQTYSQQQYPSQQSYPGQQQGYGPAQGAPSQYPSYQQGQGQQYGSYRAPQTAPSAQQQRPYGYEQGQYGNYQQ
- the SS18L1 gene encoding calcium-responsive transactivator isoform X5, whose translation is MQSLLPAPPTQNMNLGPGALTQSGSSQGLHSQGSLSDAISTGLPPSSLLQGQIGNGPSHVSMQQTAPNTLPTTSMSISGPGYSHAGPASQGVPMQGQGTIGNYVSRTNINMQSNPVSMMQQQAATSHYSSAQGGSQHYQGQSSIAMMGQGSQGSSMMGQRPMAPYRPSQQGSSQQYLGQEEYYGEQYSHSQGAAEPMGQQYYPDGHGDYAYQQSSYTEQSYDRSFEESTQHYYEGGNSQYSQQQAGYQQGAAQQQTYSQQQYPSQQSYPGQQQGYGPAQGAPSQYPSYQQGQGQQYGSYRAPQTAPSAQQQRPYGYEQGQYGNYQQ